The genomic stretch CACCGAAATGATTCTCGATCCATCAGGCGAAGTTACAAATCTCCAGATGTAATTAGAATGAGGAAGAAAGTGCAGACACTTTCCGCTTTTAATATCCCAGATAGCGCATGCAAAATCCCATTCATCTTTAGCCAACAACTTTCCGCCAGGCAACGAATCCATCAGACTCGTACCGCCGGAAGTGCGATGATCGTAATTGGATTCACCGGAAATCGTTTTCTTGCAGGTTCCATCCGGACTCCACATGCGGATGGAATGTTGCTTCTCCTTACTTCCCGAAAAAATCTCAGTGCTGGTCTCCGAAATAAACGTGGAAACGCTTCCCGGGTGATGGGGAGGCTCGGAAACACTTCCTTTTTCCACGTCCCACACTCTGAGCGTTCCGTCATCGGCTTGAGAAATGGCACGGCGCCCGTCTATTGTTATCCAGACGGAAGTGATTGTTCCGGTATGGCCTTCAAAGATACGCAGGCATTGGCCCGTGGCGGTTTCCCAAATGCGTACCGTGTGATCCCAGCCTCCGGAAATGATCAGCCGGAAATCAGGAGTGGCGGCCGCTGCAAGAATTGTCTTTGAATGTCCTGTTAACACTCCCGCAGAGCGAGCTTCTCCAACGAGCCAGAGAAACAAGCGCTCATTGCACGCGGAAACAACAACTTGACCGTTTAAAGAAATCGCTGCAGTTGTGGGACTGTCCCTATCTCCGCCATGTTCGAAACGCATTTGCTTTTCCGTTTCAAGATTCAGAACGCTAAAAGCATTTTCCGACACGACGGCTGCAAGATGTCCGTCACCCGTCAGGTCCAGCATCTTGATTTCAAGGCCATGAGCTTGAATGGTTTTTTTCAGCTCGCCATTGATCGTGTCCCAAACATGAACTCTTCCTCCTCCATCTCCGGAAACAACTCGACTGCCGTCAGCAGTGACGGCGAGTGCAGAAACATGTTTTGAATCAAGAATCCGTACTTCTCGTCCCGTCGCAACTTCATGAATCCGAATCGGGCTGTATCCCGAGCCGGATACGAGGAGTCTTCCATCGGGAGTGATCGCGATAATATTTTTGTACAACCCTTTTATGATCTTCTTACACTTGCCTGTTTTTAGATCCCATACACGCAATGTATTCTTTGCCCCTTCGCACACGGCTACGGAGCCATCATTCGATGCGGCAAGAATGCGTCTGTTTCGGTGATACGAATAGTCGCCACATTCAATAATGCGGATCAGTGAAGAATGGGGATTGTAGACAGGTCGGGTCAAATGCCTTCGTAACAGCAGGGGAGCTTTCTGTGATTCTATTGCTGCTTTCGCAGCAATGCCGACAGGGCCGTCACGCATCAGGTTGTATGCTTGTTGCACACAGAATCCGGAGCGTGTTCCATGATTGGCGAGATGATGGCTCTCTGCGTTCACAAATGCAAAAAATGCTCGAATTCGACTTAAGCGCGACGTTTCCTTTCGAATTCGTTCACTCTCCGATTCAATGCGTTCGTTCTGCCATGGTGGAGTGGAAACGGGAATTTGTGGCAATGGACCTTTTCCGGCCGCGTAAACAACCTGTTCGCGTGTGAATCTTGCGATTCGTTCTTCCGATGATGCCTCTACCTCTCTTTCGGCTTTTCTTTCAGGCAAGGCTTCGATTGCTGCCTGATAGTCCGATACCAGATCATAGGTCATTCCGGCTGAGCATTTTGCTTCAACAAACTGAAGACTGCACAGCGTTTCGGTTAAACGCTCCCACTGTTCCGATTGAATCAGATGAAAGGGCAACTCGGACACCTTTCTCCGAACCGGAATATTTGTTTGGTTTTCCCGCAACGGCAACGCATTAAAGTAGTCTGCTAGAATGGTGTGCCATTCACATCTTAAGCGCTGACCTGGTTGTTTCGAATCTGTACAAACATAGCGCCGGCCTGCCGCTGATCGAAAACTCTCGTAAAAAAAATCGTATCGCCCCTCTCTACGAGACAGGAAACTGCGAACCTGCCGCAACTGTAAATAAACTGCATCCGTTATTTCTTTTCGCGTATATTTTCCCGGATTCAAAACCTGTAAGAACATTTCAACCAGTTCATCGGCCGAGAGTCCTCTTCTTGAGTGAACGAGCAGGCCGAAGAGAAGTGGCACGGCCGTTTGCGGTGGAACCGGAGAGTAGGCGGGATCATTTTCCAGGCGCGACAGTACTGCAAGAAAAGCGGTGTTCGGACCATCACCAAAATCATCCCGGATCTTGTTCCTTAGATTCGCGAACGCGCCGAACACTCGCAGCTCCGAAAGCACGACTTTGAGATAGAGTGGATTCCCGGCTCCCGGCAACTGAATGACGGCATTGAGAAGATTATCATCGAGCTCTTTGAGATATTGCATCAGATAGGAGCGCACGAGTTTACGACGGTCTTCCATCCGGTCAAAAGACAGGATTTCTGAAACGATTGACTGGGGATTGTCCCGGAGCGAGGTTTCGATCGAGCTCGTCTGCGCCTGCCGTTTGAAACTAACGATGAGGCGAACGTTTTCGGGAAGTTCCCACGGCAACCACGCCAGGTCGTCCAATCCTGATTCCAATTGGTCCAGGGCGTCTATGACGATTACTGTTTTTCCTTGAGCGCCTGCCATCTCAAGCAAATCGGTCCAGGATTCGCGTAACGGGACCGGATCGGAAGGAATCTTTAATGGTAGGGTTGCTGTTTCCTTTTTTCCATCCGGCAAATCTCTGATCTGAGTAGTGAATAGCGGAATTTTGTTCGCAACTTCTTGAAGTTCCGAAAGGAGCGAAAAAAGAACGTCTTCTACTCTATTCGATAGATCGCTTTGACCTACAAATCGAAAATGAAAAGTCGTTTTCCCGAACCTGTCCGGATTTTTCAGGCACGATTCAATCCAGTTTGCCAGCAGCATGGATTTTCCCAGACCGCCTTCTCCCGTCAAAAAGAAGATTTTGTTCGTTGGCCCGATCGTGTAAGCATCCAGTTCTGAAAAGTCATCTCCGCGCGAGACGAAACCTTCACTCTGAACGAAAAGAAAATGATGTTGTTGATCCATCTCTTTTTGAAGGGCTGTCTGAGATATTGCGGGAACATGATCGGGAAAACGAGCGCTGATAGCCGCCTGCAAATCATTCAAAATCACGTCTCGTAAAGGCTCCCGGTCGCATTTGAAATCGCCGGGCCTGCCGCGTGTAAGTTTCTCGTTAAATACGGCGGCCTTCTTGGATTCAGCCGGATCGCTAATCTCATTTCGATCAGAGTTGGATTGATTACGGGACCATCGTTTGATGCGATCCAGCAGTGACGTTTGTGAGGCTGAGGCTTTCACACCTGCGACTTCATCCCACTGTGCGCGCCAGCGTTCCACGTTCTCCTTCAGCAGCGCCGGACATTGCAATGGGATGGCAAGCTCCGGTGTGGATTGATCGGGAAGCCATTCCGCCTGATAGTAACGCCCCCGCCTGCCCGTTCGGGGAATCAGAACATGCTTCAGATACGTTTGTTTTCCCAGCAACGCTTTTTTCCGCACGACATCCTTTTCAGCCTGATCCGTATAGATCCTGATTAGATATTCAGGTTGCTCTGGAAGCTTCGATAAATAGGAAGGGCAGCGAAAATAGAAAAAAGCGCAGTCAGAAAGCGAGGTTGAGCCGGAATGGAACGGCCGGATGAGCGCATGCATGATTTCCAATTCCGTAACGGAACGGCCTTCATCGAGAATTTCAGTCAGTCGCGGGAATCTCTCCATTGTCTCGTTGGAGATGTCATCGGGACCTGGAGTCCATCCGTACCTCTGGCCCAGGAAACAAAGAAAAAACGGGCGGCAATCGTCGATCCTTTCAAGACAAACCTGCACAACATTCCGGTTTTGAGTTGCATCTTGCTCGGTAACGCCCCATCGCAAATCCACATCGACAAGTCTTAACTTGCGGCTCTCACACCAGTCTGCCAGTTGCGGGAATACATCCTTGATCAGGTAATCACGTTCCGCGTGCATGTCGTTGAAAGTGCTACTAATAAATACGTAGACTTTTTCCCAATGAACGGCCATGGCTTGCGGTTTGGATCAATTCTACATTATGCAAAAGTTGATTTGGGGATCGTAAAGTTTGCCGTTTCCCATTCACAACTTATCCTTGATCGGACCAAGAAATACACCTGCTCGTTTTTCGCTATGTCCGGTTCTGGTGACTGGCCGCCGGTTTGTGCTTCTTGTTCACGCAGTTCAGGAATTAACGTGGGACGACGTAATAGAACGGGCGAGATGCCAGTTCTTCATCCGTATCGGTGAGCAATTTACCTTCAACACCGATATTTTCGTACGGAAATTCTAGGATATGAATGAGTGGTTTTGCGTCTGTTCCGGCAAAGGCGTTTGTGATTCCGCTTACCACCATCCGTTTCACATCGAAACGCATCCGCGGACAATAGAGAACCACGTGAGCAACACCTGCAACACCCGCCAGTTGCCCCGCCGCTCCGGCATCTGTCCTTTCGAATTCAGATATCCGGATGTAAAGGATCTCCTCCTCGAATCCGGTAGCATCAATGAACTCCTGGTTCAACCGTTTTACGAGACCCTCCTTGATTTCGTTTTCCCTCTTCGGCATCGTCACTTCCATCCACGGCATAGAATCCTCCTTAATCGCAAATCGTACTCGTAATTTCACCGCAGAGTACGCCGAGATCGCAGAGAAAAAATTCTATTTTTATTCTCAGAGTTCTCAGCGCTCTCTGCGGTAAAATATCGACAAAAATTACGGTCCACGATACTTCTGTTATACAATACGGCCAAATTATGGCCAAAGGGGCTCGAAAGCCCGGAAAGCAGGAGGTCCTTCAATTGCTGCACCGGGCGATGGATTATTTGAATCTGGGTGTCACGATCACCAGTCTGGACGGCAAAATCCTCTATACCAATCAGGCGGAAGCCAAAATGCATGGGTATGAAATCTCCGATCTTATGGGAAAGGATGCGCGTATATTTGCCCCGCGTGATTTGTGGAAAGGAATCACTGTCGATGAAGCGCGAGAAATATCCAGCTGGCGAAGAGAAAGCGTAAACATTCGTCAGGATGGAAGCATATTCCCCGTTCAGATAATTTCGGATGTTATATCGGATGAAAACGGCAACCCGCAGGCCGTCATTACAGTTTGTGAAGACATCACAGACAAGGCATCTCTTTTCACGGCATACTACGATGCTCTGACCGGATTACCGAACCGAATGTTATTCATGGATCGCTTGGGGCGATCGGTGAAACGAACGAAGCGTCGCACCGATTATCTTTTTGCGCTTCTCTATATTGATCTGGATGAGTTTAAAGCTGTGAACGACGCTTCCGGCCGCAATATTGGAGACCGCTTGCTGGTCGCTTGCGCTCGGCGTATCGAAGCATCTCTCAGATTTGGCGACACCGTAGCGCATGTTGGTGGAGATGAATTCGTGGTGTTGCTCGAAGATATTCACGCCGTAAAAGATGCGACTTTTGTTGCCGATCGAGTTCAACAACATCTGGCCTTGCCCTTCAATATCAATGACCAGGATTTTTATGTAAGCGCGAGCATAGGGATTGCAAAAGGTTCCTCCGGGTACGATAGACCGGAGGATATCCTGCATGATGCAAACACCGCAATGTATCGCGCAAAAGTTCTCGGCAGAAACCGCTATGAGCTGTTTGATGACAGCATGTTGACGCGCGCCATGGCGTTGTTACCGCTGGAACTCAATTTGCGAAGAGCGATCGAGAATCAGGAACTGCAGGTGGAATACCAGCCAATCTACTCGCTGGAAACTGGAAAATTGGAAGGCTGTGAA from bacterium encodes the following:
- a CDS encoding EAL domain-containing protein — encoded protein: MAKGARKPGKQEVLQLLHRAMDYLNLGVTITSLDGKILYTNQAEAKMHGYEISDLMGKDARIFAPRDLWKGITVDEAREISSWRRESVNIRQDGSIFPVQIISDVISDENGNPQAVITVCEDITDKASLFTAYYDALTGLPNRMLFMDRLGRSVKRTKRRTDYLFALLYIDLDEFKAVNDASGRNIGDRLLVACARRIEASLRFGDTVAHVGGDEFVVLLEDIHAVKDATFVADRVQQHLALPFNINDQDFYVSASIGIAKGSSGYDRPEDILHDANTAMYRAKVLGRNRYELFDDSMLTRAMALLPLELNLRRAIENQELQVEYQPIYSLETGKLEGCEAFLRWHHPERGVVFPEEFVPVAEETGMMAAVGEWLLQKSCNQMKTWRETNPQLKLCSRVTGAEAMQHGWIRTLTRILEQTGISPASLELQINETALMQNAEKMAPILDEVRKKGVQLSISDYGSGHSSLEYLKRFQINSLKLDRAFLRDITQNKQQESVATAMITLAHSLRIRIVAEDVETEDQLAFLRWHHCDAAQGPFFSPPVPAEEFTKLLT
- a CDS encoding DUF4062 domain-containing protein: MAVHWEKVYVFISSTFNDMHAERDYLIKDVFPQLADWCESRKLRLVDVDLRWGVTEQDATQNRNVVQVCLERIDDCRPFFLCFLGQRYGWTPGPDDISNETMERFPRLTEILDEGRSVTELEIMHALIRPFHSGSTSLSDCAFFYFRCPSYLSKLPEQPEYLIRIYTDQAEKDVVRKKALLGKQTYLKHVLIPRTGRRGRYYQAEWLPDQSTPELAIPLQCPALLKENVERWRAQWDEVAGVKASASQTSLLDRIKRWSRNQSNSDRNEISDPAESKKAAVFNEKLTRGRPGDFKCDREPLRDVILNDLQAAISARFPDHVPAISQTALQKEMDQQHHFLFVQSEGFVSRGDDFSELDAYTIGPTNKIFFLTGEGGLGKSMLLANWIESCLKNPDRFGKTTFHFRFVGQSDLSNRVEDVLFSLLSELQEVANKIPLFTTQIRDLPDGKKETATLPLKIPSDPVPLRESWTDLLEMAGAQGKTVIVIDALDQLESGLDDLAWLPWELPENVRLIVSFKRQAQTSSIETSLRDNPQSIVSEILSFDRMEDRRKLVRSYLMQYLKELDDNLLNAVIQLPGAGNPLYLKVVLSELRVFGAFANLRNKIRDDFGDGPNTAFLAVLSRLENDPAYSPVPPQTAVPLLFGLLVHSRRGLSADELVEMFLQVLNPGKYTRKEITDAVYLQLRQVRSFLSRREGRYDFFYESFRSAAGRRYVCTDSKQPGQRLRCEWHTILADYFNALPLRENQTNIPVRRKVSELPFHLIQSEQWERLTETLCSLQFVEAKCSAGMTYDLVSDYQAAIEALPERKAEREVEASSEERIARFTREQVVYAAGKGPLPQIPVSTPPWQNERIESESERIRKETSRLSRIRAFFAFVNAESHHLANHGTRSGFCVQQAYNLMRDGPVGIAAKAAIESQKAPLLLRRHLTRPVYNPHSSLIRIIECGDYSYHRNRRILAASNDGSVAVCEGAKNTLRVWDLKTGKCKKIIKGLYKNIIAITPDGRLLVSGSGYSPIRIHEVATGREVRILDSKHVSALAVTADGSRVVSGDGGGRVHVWDTINGELKKTIQAHGLEIKMLDLTGDGHLAAVVSENAFSVLNLETEKQMRFEHGGDRDSPTTAAISLNGQVVVSACNERLFLWLVGEARSAGVLTGHSKTILAAAATPDFRLIISGGWDHTVRIWETATGQCLRIFEGHTGTITSVWITIDGRRAISQADDGTLRVWDVEKGSVSEPPHHPGSVSTFISETSTEIFSGSKEKQHSIRMWSPDGTCKKTISGESNYDHRTSGGTSLMDSLPGGKLLAKDEWDFACAIWDIKSGKCLHFLPHSNYIWRFVTSPDGSRIISVSADKTIRMWNPETGDCERTWSNSSAGVHYVAISPDGRRIATAHGDQHVRVWDIEKNEPVYILRGHKENAKLVSFTPDGRLLISAGGDFSSTADTNDAAIRIWNLDTGKLLSTLTGHTRSIEALAITPDGRTLVTGGWDYTIRVWDIKQGKCRFKIEESAPVNELVITSDGRYVYPVKLQNELTLFDLSEMRNIALCKFRSAVVAMANKNDLVVACDRSGHMHFLETRNLAAFPSVTTIVRLYRSDQLAWDAKFTAKCFRCGLRFEPDERHIGYIARLQQLYSGIPVLHAPLESWVDPQLITNCPACRQQLHFNPFIVDNSE